The following coding sequences lie in one Candidatus Eremiobacterota bacterium genomic window:
- a CDS encoding TonB-dependent receptor codes for MSSHRTLRQVVVSALVAAAFLSQGTWALAGVTGNIAGTVKDANGAPVAGVQVQATAPSQASTVTTDAGGHFVIFSLNPDTYTLNLSKNGYQSISYPGIVVFADQTQQEAFTMSPALRTIAHVTSAAAAALVKSGVSSDLYQVGQAQIQASAAVGGGGNLNNIYSSIATTPGLIVGTGGMGWNQPVVIHGSNPFTSGFEYDGIPVNRAFDNYTASTGSSLGLQQLEVYTGGGPSAISSNGVSGFINQVIKTGTYPGYANINGGVATEAFYHQLGVEAGGSTPDRNFSYYVGLSGYNQAYRYVNQQDGSNIFTDNSPFQGYDSLGEVTGVFGIGGNPFGIGVYPICSTANVGSTPTEFSPFFDKWLAHQLKLPPGSITYDSYLQAPTDLAPGCLLPYSGLIANVGFISDREDIANFHFGIPRANGLRDDIQLLWSASALQSNFFSSPNDLGPGANQWGLDKVGWYGLSPQGLGLTPGFQARYSDALTYNQPFGTQIASCATVDPMTGACTGGESVSPVGQYFQPNSPAHSFGGVIPGNLSDLTHNDTGIVKAQYTHPLTENSYLRAYAYTFFSDWTLDGPNSGSTPLAGEFPYTGVAPNYNLITHSSGGEIQYANQINDQNLLQMTGNYTQANVIRFNNEGFFANGTSPIGLISEKNGVYSCWIPSNPNGTGPAPGTSTPCLPNGPWQGTAAGGPTGFAPPGSPGANAGAYWATLWNYNASGPANLVKPQFYNGAITDQIRPNDKLLFDLGVRYDNFTYNMPAGNSEPQNPFYAQQINDFVCYDYATSAVLTNPLGPGQAPPPSPVLTSGACPAKGYVHPGSTNQPFTLTYPTSYSQNYWEPRFSGTYTQSPDTVWRFSAGRFAEPPISASVNYLYNGGSPVGFWSNFMNFGFLSPFHPIVGQTSAQYSLSYERHMRGTQWSLKLTPFYNQQSNWEQQSFIGAGFVTQVPVGKAESYGSELALNYGDFSRNGWSGVLALTYTYSAVQFQNLLGPSQIDLVNEAIQNYNQLTKAGGGAECYAGANLHNGTFGTPVSCNKRNAIYNQFYNQPAQGLLNPSGWYAPGTLALGVAGVNNNPGFYNTPWVATLVANWRHDRLAITPSLQFESGAPYGSPLDVIGDDPRTCTNNQGMDGVADNGNFGQPGSAKWCDYRTVLSASASTSSKFPSIGYFYIPNPQTGSFASIGQFTEPDILLGNLQATYDISPKVRLQLTAAGIFHACFGGTAEPWTAQFPAGGPTCGYLPNGFGTANAFNGVSPFDAKANGLAAPAWEPATYLPKTNNTSGGYLPFNLFISGQLRL; via the coding sequence ATGAGTTCACATCGAACCCTCCGTCAAGTGGTCGTATCCGCGCTTGTAGCGGCGGCGTTTCTCAGCCAGGGAACATGGGCACTGGCTGGCGTCACCGGTAACATCGCGGGTACCGTCAAAGATGCTAACGGGGCTCCTGTTGCCGGCGTCCAAGTGCAGGCAACAGCGCCATCGCAAGCTTCGACCGTGACGACGGACGCGGGAGGTCACTTCGTGATCTTCTCGCTGAACCCCGATACCTACACGTTGAACCTTAGCAAGAATGGGTATCAAAGCATTTCCTATCCTGGCATCGTGGTCTTCGCCGACCAGACGCAACAAGAAGCGTTCACGATGTCGCCGGCGCTCCGAACGATCGCGCACGTGACCTCAGCGGCCGCTGCAGCGCTCGTGAAATCGGGCGTTAGCTCTGACCTTTATCAGGTCGGTCAGGCGCAGATCCAAGCCTCCGCGGCCGTGGGCGGCGGCGGCAATCTCAACAACATCTACTCGTCGATCGCCACCACGCCGGGTTTGATCGTCGGCACCGGTGGAATGGGCTGGAATCAGCCAGTCGTCATTCACGGCTCAAATCCGTTTACGAGCGGATTCGAGTACGACGGTATTCCCGTTAACCGTGCCTTCGACAACTACACCGCCTCGACGGGCTCGAGTCTGGGTCTCCAGCAACTCGAAGTCTACACGGGCGGCGGCCCGTCGGCGATTTCGTCGAACGGCGTCTCTGGTTTCATCAACCAGGTCATTAAGACGGGTACCTACCCGGGATACGCCAACATCAACGGTGGCGTGGCGACCGAAGCCTTCTACCACCAACTCGGTGTGGAAGCCGGCGGCTCGACTCCCGATCGTAACTTCTCGTACTACGTCGGCTTGAGCGGATACAATCAAGCCTACCGCTACGTGAACCAGCAGGACGGCTCGAATATCTTCACCGATAACTCGCCGTTCCAAGGATACGATTCGCTCGGCGAGGTCACCGGTGTCTTCGGCATCGGCGGCAACCCGTTTGGGATCGGCGTCTATCCGATCTGCTCGACCGCTAACGTCGGCAGCACCCCGACCGAGTTTAGCCCGTTCTTCGATAAATGGCTGGCTCACCAGCTAAAGTTGCCGCCCGGGTCGATCACTTACGACAGCTATCTGCAGGCACCGACCGACCTCGCGCCGGGCTGTTTGCTTCCATATAGCGGGCTCATCGCCAATGTCGGGTTCATCAGCGATCGCGAAGATATCGCGAACTTCCACTTCGGTATCCCGCGTGCCAACGGTTTGCGCGACGACATCCAACTGCTCTGGAGCGCCTCAGCGCTACAGTCCAACTTCTTCTCGTCGCCGAACGACCTCGGCCCCGGAGCCAATCAGTGGGGACTCGACAAAGTCGGTTGGTACGGTCTCTCGCCGCAAGGCCTCGGGCTGACGCCCGGGTTCCAGGCGCGCTACAGCGACGCGCTAACCTACAACCAGCCATTTGGAACGCAGATCGCAAGCTGCGCGACAGTCGATCCAATGACCGGTGCCTGTACCGGTGGCGAATCGGTCAGTCCGGTCGGGCAATATTTCCAACCGAATAGCCCCGCGCACTCATTTGGCGGAGTTATTCCTGGAAATCTTTCCGACCTGACCCACAACGACACCGGAATCGTCAAGGCCCAGTACACGCATCCCCTCACCGAGAACTCGTACTTGCGCGCGTACGCGTACACGTTCTTCTCGGATTGGACCTTGGACGGACCGAACTCCGGTTCGACGCCGCTCGCGGGCGAGTTCCCGTACACCGGCGTTGCGCCGAACTACAACCTGATCACGCACTCGTCAGGTGGCGAGATCCAGTACGCCAACCAAATCAACGACCAGAACCTCTTGCAGATGACCGGCAACTACACGCAAGCCAACGTCATCCGCTTCAATAACGAAGGCTTCTTTGCCAACGGGACATCGCCGATCGGGCTGATCTCGGAAAAGAACGGGGTTTACTCGTGTTGGATTCCCTCGAATCCGAATGGGACCGGTCCTGCGCCGGGAACGTCAACGCCGTGCTTGCCGAACGGCCCCTGGCAGGGTACCGCCGCGGGCGGACCGACCGGATTTGCGCCTCCTGGAAGCCCGGGAGCCAATGCCGGAGCCTACTGGGCAACTCTCTGGAACTACAACGCCTCGGGGCCGGCCAACTTGGTGAAACCGCAGTTCTATAACGGCGCAATCACCGACCAGATCCGCCCCAACGACAAGTTGCTCTTCGACCTGGGCGTTCGTTACGACAACTTCACCTACAACATGCCGGCGGGCAATAGCGAGCCGCAGAACCCGTTCTACGCTCAGCAAATCAACGACTTCGTCTGCTACGACTACGCCACGAGCGCAGTGCTGACGAATCCGCTGGGTCCGGGCCAGGCTCCGCCTCCGTCACCGGTACTCACCTCGGGAGCATGCCCCGCGAAGGGCTATGTGCATCCCGGCTCGACGAACCAACCCTTCACCTTGACCTACCCGACGTCGTACTCCCAGAACTACTGGGAACCGCGTTTCTCGGGAACCTACACGCAATCGCCGGACACGGTCTGGCGCTTCTCGGCAGGACGCTTTGCGGAGCCGCCGATTTCGGCGTCCGTCAACTACCTCTATAACGGCGGAAGCCCGGTGGGCTTCTGGTCGAACTTCATGAACTTCGGCTTCCTGTCGCCCTTCCACCCGATTGTTGGCCAGACGTCGGCTCAGTATAGCCTTTCGTACGAGCGTCACATGCGCGGTACGCAGTGGAGTCTCAAACTCACGCCGTTCTACAACCAACAGTCGAACTGGGAGCAGCAATCCTTCATCGGCGCGGGCTTCGTAACGCAAGTCCCCGTCGGCAAGGCCGAGTCGTACGGTTCGGAGTTGGCGCTAAACTACGGCGACTTCAGCCGCAACGGCTGGTCGGGCGTGCTCGCCCTGACCTACACCTACTCGGCGGTGCAGTTCCAAAATCTGCTCGGACCGAGCCAAATCGACCTCGTCAACGAGGCGATTCAAAACTACAATCAACTCACGAAGGCCGGCGGCGGAGCCGAGTGCTATGCCGGAGCGAACCTCCACAACGGAACCTTCGGTACGCCGGTATCGTGCAACAAGCGAAACGCGATCTACAACCAGTTCTACAACCAGCCGGCACAGGGATTGCTCAATCCCTCGGGATGGTACGCACCGGGAACCTTGGCGCTCGGCGTCGCCGGCGTCAATAACAACCCGGGCTTCTACAATACTCCGTGGGTCGCAACGCTCGTGGCGAACTGGCGCCACGACCGGCTCGCCATCACTCCGAGCCTCCAGTTCGAATCGGGTGCGCCGTACGGCAGCCCGCTCGACGTCATCGGCGACGATCCGCGTACCTGTACGAACAATCAGGGCATGGACGGCGTTGCTGACAACGGGAACTTCGGTCAGCCCGGTAGCGCCAAGTGGTGCGATTACCGGACGGTCCTCTCCGCCTCGGCCTCGACGTCGAGCAAGTTCCCGTCAATCGGATACTTCTACATTCCTAACCCGCAGACGGGATCGTTTGCGTCGATCGGCCAGTTTACCGAGCCGGATATCCTGCTTGGAAACTTGCAAGCGACGTACGACATCTCGCCGAAGGTCAGGCTCCAACTAACCGCCGCGGGCATCTTCCATGCCTGTTTCGGCGGTACCGCGGAGCCCTGGACGGCGCAGTTCCCGGCCGGTGGGCCAACCTGCGGCTACCTGCCCAACGGCTTCGGCACGGCCAACGCCTTCAACGGCGTCAGTCCGTTCGATGCCAAGGCCAACGGGCTCGCGGCGCCCGCTTGGGAACCTGCGACCTATCTTCCCAAGACCAACAATACGAGCGGTGGTTACCTGCCGTTCAACCTCTTCATCAGCGGGCAGCTTCGCCTGTAA
- a CDS encoding nucleotidyltransferase domain-containing protein — protein sequence MEQTVLPYPKWWLDRAAERKALLDSAVERLAVHCARNPTIVEALVFGSHALGRVGPKSDLDVMIVQESNASQSTRTAKLYVELTDALDMAIDLIVYTPEEFRRLSKTRNFVIEAVAHGQRIYARTSA from the coding sequence ATGGAGCAGACGGTGCTTCCCTATCCAAAATGGTGGCTGGACCGGGCGGCCGAACGAAAGGCACTTCTCGACAGCGCGGTAGAGCGACTGGCCGTGCATTGCGCGCGCAATCCGACCATTGTGGAAGCGCTGGTCTTTGGTTCCCATGCGCTTGGCCGCGTGGGACCAAAGAGCGATCTTGATGTTATGATTGTCCAGGAATCGAACGCTTCACAATCCACGCGGACAGCTAAGCTCTATGTAGAGCTCACCGATGCATTGGATATGGCGATCGACCTTATCGTCTATACACCCGAAGAGTTCCGCCGCCTTTCCAAGACCAGAAACTTCGTGATCGAGGCCGTTGCGCATGGCCAGCGGATTTATGCAAGAACATCCGCTTGA
- a CDS encoding HEPN domain-containing protein, with protein sequence MASGFMQEHPLEQARRWFSQASADCDIAARVFNEERYDLTLFLCQQSAEKAVKSLLIWYCGDFARTHVIKDLLGELRAANAPLTDRLAGLHALDAYYQSARCPDALGGAVPAFTFQREESELALQRVRKAISIVGEVLTDAASGGSGLLRDS encoded by the coding sequence ATGGCCAGCGGATTTATGCAAGAACATCCGCTTGAGCAGGCTCGGCGCTGGTTTTCGCAGGCCAGTGCCGACTGTGATATCGCGGCGCGGGTTTTCAATGAGGAGCGCTACGATTTGACGCTCTTCCTGTGCCAGCAGTCGGCCGAAAAAGCTGTCAAATCGCTGCTTATTTGGTATTGCGGCGATTTTGCTCGGACCCACGTGATCAAGGATTTACTCGGTGAGCTACGTGCTGCAAACGCGCCGCTAACGGATCGGCTCGCCGGCCTTCACGCACTCGATGCCTATTATCAGTCGGCGCGCTGTCCCGACGCGCTTGGGGGAGCCGTACCTGCCTTCACGTTCCAACGAGAAGAGAGCGAACTCGCCCTCCAGCGTGTTCGAAAGGCAATCTCGATCGTGGGTGAAGTTCTCACAGACGCCGCAAGCGGCGGATCGGGGTTACTCCGGGATTCGTAG
- a CDS encoding LysM peptidoglycan-binding domain-containing protein, with translation MPAIALAALGLMVALPTLSSVRLYAATAQRYAVVTVHPGDTLWAIAAAHGKSNADVQETVDRISDANHLENGNIQPGERLRIPE, from the coding sequence ATGCCGGCCATCGCGCTGGCGGCCCTTGGGCTCATGGTCGCGCTTCCGACCCTCTCGAGCGTGCGGCTCTATGCCGCCACCGCCCAGCGTTACGCGGTCGTCACCGTCCATCCCGGCGATACCCTTTGGGCAATCGCCGCGGCCCATGGCAAGTCCAACGCCGACGTCCAGGAAACCGTCGACCGGATAAGCGACGCGAACCATCTCGAGAACGGGAACATTCAGCCGGGCGAGCGTCTACGAATCCCGGAGTAA
- the lexA gene encoding transcriptional repressor LexA — protein MRKETTEKPATERQRRILEVIRTFTAEHGYPPSVREIGELVGLSSSSTIHAHLKALERRGLISRDPTKPRALRSGGLPPMPETLVVPILGRVAAGVPITAQEDVEGEFVLPTAFASRGSDAFMLRVKGDSMVDAAILDGDLILVRPQRSADNGEIVVAMLDGDATVKRYYREPGRIRLQPENQTMAPIYASDVEIVGRVEAVVRRL, from the coding sequence ATGCGCAAGGAGACAACGGAGAAGCCCGCCACGGAACGGCAACGGCGCATTCTCGAGGTCATTCGGACGTTTACGGCCGAGCACGGCTATCCGCCGTCGGTTCGCGAGATCGGTGAGTTAGTCGGTCTTTCCTCCTCCTCGACGATTCACGCTCATCTCAAGGCTCTCGAACGGCGGGGCCTCATCTCGCGCGACCCCACGAAGCCTCGCGCTTTGCGTTCCGGCGGACTACCGCCGATGCCCGAAACCCTCGTGGTGCCGATTTTGGGCCGCGTGGCCGCCGGCGTCCCGATCACCGCCCAGGAAGACGTTGAAGGCGAGTTCGTTCTGCCGACGGCCTTCGCGTCGCGCGGTTCCGATGCGTTTATGCTGCGTGTGAAGGGCGATTCGATGGTCGATGCCGCGATTCTCGACGGCGACCTCATCCTCGTTCGGCCGCAGCGCTCGGCCGACAACGGCGAGATCGTCGTCGCCATGCTCGACGGCGATGCGACCGTCAAACGTTACTATCGGGAGCCTGGGCGGATCCGGCTGCAGCCGGAGAATCAGACGATGGCGCCAATCTACGCGAGCGATGTCGAGATCGTCGGTCGCGTCGAAGCCGTCGTCCGCCGCCTCTAA
- a CDS encoding PTS sugar transporter subunit IIC encodes MMRRVGELPFVVAVREALPWSFIGLAAAFVVILALQLHAGTGRSAPLGLRLASALLPAFGVMAMALVVVLPIRLAKAARYSLAPLLVGSVGGFALALPRPFGPNLVAYLRFFGASGLFIAILACGIAAAWIALARRRLRSPIADYAGAALGIATFAALLVVHWSLPAAIAAAMQPIARLGDTYLALIVIVAIETLLWTAGVHGPAMLAAIVTPVYLTMQMQNTHAFTVHTPLPYIVVVSLFLFVFPGGAGATLPLAALLAISHVPRLRRVGRATLLPALFNLNEPLLFAAPIVFNPHLVVPFVAAPIVLATVTYAVVAMGLVSRAAFYVPSSVPTFISTYLATQDLRALALVAFNIALATVIWYPFVRAYERHLREQQ; translated from the coding sequence TTGATGCGGCGCGTCGGCGAGCTGCCCTTCGTCGTCGCCGTGCGTGAAGCGTTGCCGTGGAGTTTCATCGGCCTTGCCGCGGCCTTCGTCGTTATCTTGGCCCTGCAGCTTCATGCAGGCACCGGCCGCTCGGCCCCGCTCGGTCTGCGCCTGGCTTCGGCGTTGCTGCCGGCCTTTGGCGTGATGGCGATGGCGCTCGTCGTGGTCTTGCCGATTCGGTTGGCGAAAGCGGCGCGGTACTCGCTGGCACCGCTGTTGGTGGGAAGTGTCGGCGGCTTCGCGCTCGCGCTCCCGCGACCGTTCGGGCCCAACCTCGTTGCGTACTTGCGATTCTTCGGTGCCTCGGGACTCTTCATCGCTATTCTCGCCTGCGGAATCGCGGCGGCGTGGATAGCGCTCGCGCGCCGCCGGTTACGCTCGCCCATCGCCGATTATGCCGGCGCGGCGCTCGGAATCGCGACCTTCGCCGCTTTGCTCGTCGTGCATTGGTCGCTTCCGGCGGCGATTGCTGCGGCGATGCAGCCGATTGCACGATTGGGCGACACGTATCTGGCGTTGATCGTCATCGTCGCCATCGAGACGTTGCTCTGGACGGCGGGAGTCCACGGCCCCGCCATGCTGGCGGCTATCGTGACGCCGGTCTACCTGACCATGCAAATGCAGAACACGCACGCCTTCACCGTGCATACGCCGCTGCCGTATATCGTCGTGGTCTCGCTCTTCCTTTTCGTCTTTCCCGGCGGTGCGGGCGCGACGCTGCCGCTGGCAGCGCTGCTCGCGATCTCGCACGTTCCCCGGCTGCGCCGCGTTGGGCGCGCGACGCTTCTCCCCGCCCTGTTCAATTTGAACGAGCCGCTGCTCTTTGCCGCGCCGATCGTCTTCAATCCGCATCTCGTAGTGCCGTTCGTGGCGGCACCGATCGTATTGGCGACGGTCACATATGCGGTGGTCGCGATGGGACTCGTCTCACGCGCCGCGTTCTACGTACCCTCTTCCGTGCCGACGTTCATCTCGACCTATCTCGCGACGCAAGACCTTCGCGCGCTTGCGCTTGTTGCGTTTAATATCGCGCTTGCCACGGTCATTTGGTATCCGTTCGTGCGCGCGTACGAACGCCATTTGCGCGAACAACAGTGA
- a CDS encoding methionine gamma-lyase family protein, with protein MIEELCERFGVGGRVRAAGITAYGRVAALSYDVQRRVAANVLQAFFEEGLVESDFAGSTGYGYDDAARVRYESLLARVLGAQRALARLSIVSGTHAIVAALSACTPPGRTLLSISGPPYDTLRNAICAAPHALVSEGVVYREIALTGDGDVDLGALQETLAQAPDATVFIQRSRGYAPRPSLSVAQCERAIEAVKRVAPAALVLVDNCYGELVEEREPTHVGADLVMGSLIKNLGGSLASAGAYIAGRADLIERVAARLYAPGLGDGLGPTLGLGRSLFQGLFLAPLIVEQSLRGLDFIAALFEELGYRVDPAPGARRTDIVQAIALGSSERLQRFAVGLQGAMPVNARFRPEPGPVPGYRQPVIMSSGAFVSGATIELSCDAPLREPYEVYVQGGLNVTYAYVGALFAARAVVG; from the coding sequence GTGATCGAAGAGCTCTGCGAACGCTTCGGCGTGGGAGGACGCGTTCGCGCCGCAGGGATTACCGCGTACGGGCGCGTCGCGGCGTTGTCGTACGACGTACAGCGGCGCGTGGCAGCCAACGTGCTGCAAGCGTTCTTCGAAGAAGGTCTCGTCGAAAGCGATTTCGCCGGTTCGACGGGATACGGCTACGACGATGCCGCGCGCGTGCGCTACGAGTCGCTGCTGGCGCGCGTCTTGGGCGCGCAGCGCGCGCTTGCGCGCCTTTCGATCGTCAGCGGAACGCACGCCATCGTCGCGGCGCTTTCCGCCTGCACGCCGCCGGGGCGAACGCTGCTCTCGATCTCGGGGCCGCCCTACGATACATTACGCAATGCGATTTGCGCCGCGCCGCACGCCCTGGTCAGCGAGGGCGTCGTCTATCGCGAGATCGCGTTGACCGGCGACGGCGACGTCGATCTTGGCGCGCTGCAAGAAACGCTGGCACAAGCGCCGGACGCGACCGTCTTCATTCAGCGCTCGCGTGGATACGCGCCGCGACCGTCGCTCTCCGTTGCGCAATGCGAGCGCGCAATCGAAGCGGTAAAACGCGTTGCGCCCGCGGCGCTCGTCCTCGTCGATAATTGCTACGGCGAGTTGGTGGAAGAACGAGAGCCGACGCACGTGGGCGCCGATCTCGTGATGGGCTCGCTCATCAAGAATCTCGGCGGTTCGCTCGCATCCGCCGGCGCCTATATTGCGGGCCGGGCGGATCTCATCGAACGCGTAGCTGCGCGTCTTTATGCACCCGGTTTGGGCGACGGGCTGGGACCGACGCTCGGTCTGGGACGTTCGCTCTTTCAGGGATTGTTCTTGGCGCCGCTGATCGTCGAGCAATCTCTGCGCGGACTCGATTTCATCGCCGCGCTCTTCGAAGAGCTCGGTTACCGCGTGGATCCCGCGCCGGGCGCACGCCGGACGGATATCGTGCAAGCGATTGCACTCGGCTCGTCCGAGCGCTTGCAGCGTTTCGCAGTCGGACTGCAAGGCGCGATGCCGGTGAACGCGCGGTTTCGCCCCGAGCCGGGGCCGGTGCCAGGTTATCGCCAGCCGGTGATTATGTCGTCGGGGGCCTTCGTCAGCGGCGCGACCATCGAGCTCTCATGCGACGCGCCGCTCCGCGAGCCGTACGAAGTCTACGTGCAAGGCGGTCTCAACGTCACCTACGCGTACGTCGGTGCGCTTTTTGCAGCGCGAGCCGTCGTCGGTTGA